A genomic window from Nicotiana sylvestris chromosome 11, ASM39365v2, whole genome shotgun sequence includes:
- the LOC138881203 gene encoding uncharacterized protein produces MGSHFNSRSTKKEEKLQKKKKFGYECKKEEEIFGWTIKIALLGKRKLGFVTDTCIKESFTAELNEQWETFNVIVLSWLMNTISTELLSGIAYASNAHFVREDLRERFDKMNRMRIFQLHRATANLSKGTDLVSSYFTKLKSL; encoded by the exons atgggAAGTCATTTTAATAGTAGAAGcacaaagaaagaagagaagttgcagaagaagaagaagtttggGTATGAAtgcaagaaagaagaagaaatttttGGGTG GACGATAAAAATTGCCCTTCTAGGAAAGAGGAAGTTAGGGTTTGTGACTGACACTTGTATAAAAGAGTCATTCACAGCTGAATTGAATGAGCAATGGGAAACTTTTAATGTCATTGTCTTATCATGGCTCATGAATACAATTTCCACTGAACTTTTAAGTGGAATTGCATATGCTTCGAATGCACATTTCGTTCGGGAAGATCTGAGGGAAAGGTTTGATAAGATGAATCGAATGCGTATCTTTCAATTGCACAGAGCCACTGCCAATTTGTCAAAAGGAACTGATTTAGTTTCAAGTTACTTTACTAAGCTGAAGAGTTTATGA
- the LOC104221872 gene encoding (S)-8-oxocitronellyl enol synthase ISY1-like has product MSWWWAGAIGAAKKKFEEDDAPPKYQSVALIIGVTGIVGNSLAEILPLADTPGGPWKVYGVARRPRPSWNADHPIDYIQCDISNPEDTQSKLSLLTDVTHVFYVTWASRSTEVENCEINGKMFQNVLSVIIPNCPNLRHICLQTGRKHYLGPFELYGKVAHDSPFHEDLPRLDAPNFYYTLEDVLFKEVEKKEGLTWSVHRPGTIFGFSPYSLMNIVGTLCVYAAICKHEGLPLKFPGVKAAWDGYSDCSDADLIAEHQIWAAVDPYAKNEAFNVSNGDVFKWKHFWKVLAEQFGVEAAEFDEVNRCTLAEMMKDKGPVWDEIVKENGLTPAKLEDVGVWWFVDLILAGDCPLDTMNKSKEHGFLGFRNSQKAFISWIDKVKAYKVVP; this is encoded by the exons ATGAGCTGGTGGTGGGCTGGAGCTATTGGTGCTGCTAAG AAAAAATTCGAAGAAGATGATGCACCACCCAAGTACCAAAGCGTAGCTCTAATCATCGGTGTCACCGGCATCGTCGGAAACAGTCTCGCCGAGATCCTCCCTCTCGCTGACACCCCCGGCGGTCCTTGGAAGGTCTACGGTGTTGCCCGCCGTCCTAGACCGTCTTGGAACGCCGATCACCCCATTGACTACATCCAATGTGACATATCAAACCCAGAAGATACCCAATCCAAACTCTCCCTTCTAACTGATGTTACTCACGTTTTTTACGTGACATGGGCCAGTAGATCCACTGAGGTTGAAAACTGTGAAATTAATGGGAAGATGTTTCAAAATGTTCTCAGTGTTATTATCCCTAATTGTCCCAACTTGCGCCACATCTGTTTGCAAACAGGCCGAAAACATTATTTGGGCCCCTTTGAATTGTATGGTAAAGTTGCTCATGATTCTCCATTTCACGAGGATTTACCTAGATTAGACGCCCCCAATTTCTATTACACTCTTGAGGATGTTTTGTTTAAGGAGGTGGAGAAGAAGGAAGGACTGACATGGTCAGTTCATAGGCCCGGGACAATATTCGGGTTTTCACCGTATAGTTTGATGAACATTGTTGGAACGCTTTGTGTTTACGCAGCTATATGTAAACATGAAGGGTTGCCATTGAAGTTTCCAGGCGTTAAAGCAGCGTGGGATGGATACTCGGATTGCTCGGATGCAGATTTGATTGCTGAGCATCAGATATGGGCTGCAGTGGATCCGTATGCTAAGAATGAGGCGTTTAATGTGAGCAATGGGGATGTTTTCAAGTGGAAGCATTTCTGGAAGGTTTTGGCGGAGCAATTTGGAGTGGAAGCCGCAGAGTTTGATGAAGTGAATAGGTGCACTTTGGCAGAGATGATGAAAGACAAAGGTCCAGTTTGGGATGAGATTGTGAAGGAGAACGGATTGACGCCTGCTAAATTGGAGGATGTTGGAGTTTGGTGGTTTGTTGATCTTATTCTTGCTGGAGATTGCCCTCTAGATACTATGAACAAGAGTAAGGAACACGGTTTCTTGGGATTCCGGAACTCGCAAAAAGCCTTCATTTCCTGGATTGATAAGGTGAAAGCCTACAAAGTTGTTCCTTAG